GAGGTTCCCGAGCACGAACGCCCAGTCGGGGTTCGGCCCGAACGTCCGCGCGAAAGCCTCCACGCCGTACGTCGACGGCAGCAGGTCCCGGGCGAACTGGACGAAGCCCGGCATCCGGTCGGCCGGCAGCACGCCCAGCAGCAGCGCCGCCGACATGCCGAGCTGTCCCAGCACGGTGGCCAGTTCCGGGCGCGGGGCGAGCAGCCCCAGCGCGGCGCCCAGGCCGGCGAGCGCGGCCCCGGCGAGCGGGATCACGGCGGCGAGCACCCAGAGGTGGGTCAGCGGCAGCCCGAAGAGCACACAGCCGAAGACGGCGGTCACGACGGTGCCCGGCACGGTGAAGGAGGCGTACGCCCCCGCCGCGCCCAGCACCACGGCCGCCGGCGGGACGGGCAGGGTCGCGTAGTGGTCGAGCCCGCCGCTGGACCGCAGCTGCCCGAAGTACTGGGCCAGCAGGTTCAGGGCGACGAACGCGACGACGAGCACCGACGAACCGGCGACCACGGCGTGCGCCTCGGCGCCGCCGTCCACCACCCCGCGCATCAGGATCATGATCCCGATCGACTGGAAGGTGGCGACGAACAGCAGCGGGATCCGCGCGACCCGCGCCCGGGACAGCTGCGCCCGGTACACCGCGCAGAGCGACGGCCACAGGCGCGCGCGGGGCCCGAGCTCGGCGGCTCCGCGCGCCACGCGCTCCTCCACCGCCAGGGCCTTGCCCGGCAGGATCTCGGCGGGTACGACACTCACGTCGAGCTGCTCCTCATCGCTTCGGCTGTCGCCCATTGTCGTACGGCTGCGGCTGCCCCGTCGTTCACCTGCGCACCGACTGTTCTCCGGCTCACGCCCGCGTCCCTCACCCCTTGACCAGTCCCTGCACGCTGCCCGCGCTGCCGCCGAGCGCGAGGTAGACGTCCTCCAGGCTCGGGGTGGCGAGGGTGAAGTCGTCGAGCGCCACGAAGGCGGCGCCCCCGGTCACGGTGGCCACCACGGCGCGCGCCTCCTCGGGTGCGAGCCGGAGCGTCCAGCGGCGCCCGGACTCCACCGCGCGCGGGCGCAGGACCGCGACCTCGGGCACGTCCAGCGGGGCCTTCTCCCGCCACACCAGGTCGACCCGCACCTCGCCCGCGACCTGCTCCTTCAGCCCGGCCGGCGTGTCGCAGGCGATGACCCGGCCGTGGTCGAGGACGGCGACCCGGTCGAGCACGGTCTCGGCCTCGATGACGTTGTGGGTGACCAGCAGGACGGTGGTGCCGGACTCGGCGCGCCGCCGGTCGACGGCGGCCCACACGGCGCGCCGGGCCACCGGGTCCATTCCGCTGGTGGGCTCGTCGAGCACGAGCAGCGGGCGCTCCCCGACGAGCGCGGTGGCGAAGCAGGCGAGCCGCCGCTGACCGCCGGACAGCTTCTTCAGCGGCCGCGCGGCGAGCCCGGTCAGCCCCAGCTCCTCCAGCACCGCGTCCCGCTCGGCCCGCGCCCGCCGTACGTCCAGCCCGC
This genomic stretch from Streptomyces deccanensis harbors:
- a CDS encoding ABC transporter permease, coding for MSVVPAEILPGKALAVEERVARGAAELGPRARLWPSLCAVYRAQLSRARVARIPLLFVATFQSIGIMILMRGVVDGGAEAHAVVAGSSVLVVAFVALNLLAQYFGQLRSSGGLDHYATLPVPPAAVVLGAAGAYASFTVPGTVVTAVFGCVLFGLPLTHLWVLAAVIPLAGAALAGLGAALGLLAPRPELATVLGQLGMSAALLLGVLPADRMPGFVQFARDLLPSTYGVEAFARTFGPNPDWAFVLGNLAVCAGVGVVSLAVATWAYRRAAVR
- a CDS encoding ABC transporter ATP-binding protein, with the translated sequence MSTRTAQAVRHGGDVVCAVRGLTKTYPATRGRRGTPATPEVRANDAVALEVRRGEIFGLLGPNGAGKTTLVRQLTGLMRPDDGTVEILGHDIVRHPERAARILAYLGQESTALDELTVALAAETTGRLRGLDVRRARAERDAVLEELGLTGLAARPLKKLSGGQRRLACFATALVGERPLLVLDEPTSGMDPVARRAVWAAVDRRRAESGTTVLLVTHNVIEAETVLDRVAVLDHGRVIACDTPAGLKEQVAGEVRVDLVWREKAPLDVPEVAVLRPRAVESGRRWTLRLAPEEARAVVATVTGGAAFVALDDFTLATPSLEDVYLALGGSAGSVQGLVKG